A region from the Acyrthosiphon pisum isolate AL4f chromosome A1, pea_aphid_22Mar2018_4r6ur, whole genome shotgun sequence genome encodes:
- the LOC103310489 gene encoding nucleolar protein dao-5-like: MRSCTHGMCVLSLFVWATVLAVSRSSDAAPVPPKFRDKTAALFSDDQSTAVQNELVDRRMIKSSPVPPKFNDKTAALFSDDQSTAVQNELVDRRMIKSSPVPPKFHDRTAASFSDDQFTTVRNELVDRRMMKSSPVHPKFNDKTAALFSDDQSTAVQNELVDRRMMKSSPVPPKFHDRTAASFSDDQFTTVRNELVDSRMMKSSPVHPKFNDKTAALFSDDQSTAVQNELVDRRMMKSSPVPPKFHDRTAASFSDDQSTAVQNELVDRRMMKSSPVPPKFHDRTAASFSDDQFTTVRNELVDRRMMKSSPVHPKFNDKTAALFSDDQSTAVQNKLVDRRMIKSSPVPPKFHDRTAASFSDDQFTTVRNELVDRRMMKSSPVPPKFRDRTAALFSDDQSTAVQNELVDRRMMKSSPVPPKFRDRTAASFSDDQFTTVRNELVDRRMTKSSPVHPKFNDKTAALFSDDQSTAVQNELVDRRMMKSSPVPPKFRDRTAASFSDDQFTTVRNELVDRRMMKSSPVPPKFRDRTAALFSDDQSTAVQNELVDRRMMKSSPVPPKFRDRTAALFSDDQSTAVQNELVDRRMMKSSPVPPKFRDRTAASFSDDQFTTVRNELVDRRMMKSSPVHPKFNDKTAALFSDDQSTAVQNELVDRRMMKSSPVHPKFNDKTAASHRLKNRSPSLVRRVGERAANHGEWSPKIVWQMAERFWETFHHVWPPIHLHALLT, translated from the exons ATGCGTTCTTGCACCCACGGCATGTGTGTGCTATCGTTGTTTGTGTGGGCCACAGTCCTCGCGGTATCGCGATCGTCGGACGCCGCGCCCGTCCCTCCGAAGTTCCGTGACAAAACTGCAGCATTGTTCAGCGATGATCAATCCACCGCTGTACAGAACGAACTCGTCGATCGCCGTATGATTAAGTCGTCGCCCGTCCCTCcgaaattcaatgataaaactgCAGCATTGTTCAGCGATGATCAATCCACCGCCGTACAGAACGAACTCGTCGATCGCCGTATGATTAAGTCGTCGCCCGTCCCTCCGAAGTTCCATGACAGAACTGCAGCATCGTTCAGCGATGATCAATTCACCACCGTACGGAACGAACTCGTCGATCGCCGTATGATGAAGTCGTCGCCCGTCCATCCGAAGTTCAATGATAAAACTGCAGCATTGTTCAGCGATGATCAATCCACCGCTGTACAGAACGAACTCGTCGATCGCCGTATGATGAAGTCGTCGCCCGTCCCTCCGAAGTTCCATGACAGAACTGCAGCATCGTTCAGCGATGATCAATTCACCACCGTACGGAACGAACTCGTCGATAGCCGTATGATGAAGTCGTCGCCCGTCCATCCGAAGTTCAATGATAAAACTGCAGCATTGTTCAGCGATGATCAATCCACCGCTGTACAGAACGAACTCGTCGATCGCCGTATGATGAAGTCGTCGCCCGTCCCTCCGAAGTTCCATGACAGAACTGCAGCATCGTTCAGCGATGATCAATCCACCGCTGTACAGAACGAACTCGTCGATCGCCGTATGATGAAGTCGTCGCCCGTCCCTCCGAAGTTCCATGACAGAACTGCAGCATCGTTCAGCGATGATCAATTCACCACCGTACGGAACGAACTCGTCGATCGCCGTATGATGAAGTCGTCGCCCGTCCATCCGAAGTTCAATGATAAAACTGCAGCATTGTTCAGCGATGATCAATCCACCGCTGTACAGAACAAACTCGTCGATCGCCGTATGATTAAGTCGTCGCCCGTCCCTCCGAAGTTCCATGACAGAACTGCAGCATCGTTCAGCGATGATCAATTCACCACCGTACGGAACGAACTCGTCGATCGCCGTATGATGAAGTCGTCGCCCGTCCCTCCGAAGTTCCGTGACAGAACTGCAGCATTGTTCAGCGATGATCAATCCACCGCTGTACAGAACGAACTCGTCGATCGCCGTATGATGAAGTCGTCGCCCGTCCCTCCGAAGTTCCGTGACAGAACTGCAGCATCGTTCAGCGATGATCAATTCACCACCGTACGGAACGAACTCGTCGATCGCCGTATGACGAAGTCGTCGCCCGTCCATCCGAAGTTCAATGATAAAACTGCAGCATTGTTCAGCGATGATCAATCCACCGCTGTACAGAACGAACTCGTCGATCGCCGTATGATGAAGTCGTCGCCCGTCCCTCCGAAGTTCCGTGACAGAACTGCAGCATCGTTCAGCGATGATCAATTCACCACCGTACGGAACGAACTCGTCGATCGCCGTATGATGAAGTCGTCGCCCGTCCCTCCGAAGTTCCGTGACAGAACTGCAGCATTGTTCAGCGATGATCAATCCACCGCTGTACAGAACGAACTCGTCGATCGCCGTATGATGAAGTCGTCGCCCGTCCCTCCGAAGTTCCGTGACAGAACTGCAGCATTGTTCAGCGATGATCAATCCACCGCTGTACAGAACGAACTCGTCGATCGCCGTATGATGAAGTCGTCGCCCGTCCCTCCGAAGTTCCGTGACAGAACTGCAGCATCGTTCAGCGATGATCAATTCACCACCGTACGGAACGAACTCGTCGATCGCCGTATGATGAAGTCGTCGCCCGTCCATCCGAAGTTCAATGATAAAACTGCAGCATTGTTCAGCGATGATCAATCCACCGCTGTACAGAACGAACTCGTCGATCGCCGTATGATGAAGTCGTCGCCCGTCCATCCGAAGTTCAATGATAAAACTGCAGCATC TCATCGGTTGAAAAATCGTAGTCCTAGTTTGGTAAGGCGTGTAGGTGAACGGGCGGCAAATCATGGTGAATGGTCGCCCAAAATAGTTTGGCAAATGGCGGAACGATTTTGGGAGACCTTTCACCACGTTTGGCCGCCCATTCACCTACACGCCTTACTGACCTAG